Proteins from a genomic interval of Salinivibrio kushneri:
- a CDS encoding 5-(carboxyamino)imidazole ribonucleotide synthase, giving the protein MNILVLGAGQLARMMALAGAPLNLIVSAYDVRSGDIIHPLTLQPLGHGLNTAIAGADIITAEFEHIPADILHHCEQSGKLRPSAQAILTGGDRQIEKALLMQAGVANAPYRVVYTQADLEKAVDALGAPLVLKSTLDGYDGKGQWRYRDGDDLHALWAELDAFLTAPGQRDGQAIIAEAMIPFDREVSLIGVRGANGEFASYSLTQNHHHDGILTLSVVRPDEDALQTQAADMLEKIASALNYVGVLAVEFFDVDGSLLVNEIAPRVHNSGHWTQQGSACCQFENHLRAVSGLPLGPTELIQPTAMINVLGQGSVPLATYRDAHVHWYNKTPRPGRKVGHINVTATSNAELATKLASLASYLPDNAFHGLKSAALALAAQTD; this is encoded by the coding sequence ATGAATATTCTGGTGTTAGGCGCGGGACAACTGGCCCGGATGATGGCCTTGGCCGGCGCGCCGCTCAATCTTATCGTCAGCGCCTATGATGTGCGTAGTGGCGACATTATTCACCCACTGACGCTGCAACCACTGGGGCACGGCCTCAATACGGCCATCGCCGGCGCAGATATTATCACCGCGGAATTTGAGCATATCCCCGCCGATATCTTGCATCACTGTGAGCAAAGCGGGAAATTACGCCCCAGCGCCCAGGCAATTCTAACCGGTGGCGATCGCCAAATTGAGAAAGCCCTACTGATGCAAGCAGGCGTCGCCAATGCGCCGTACCGTGTGGTGTATACACAGGCGGATTTAGAAAAGGCAGTCGACGCACTGGGCGCGCCCTTGGTCCTCAAAAGTACCTTGGATGGTTATGACGGCAAAGGACAATGGCGCTATCGTGACGGCGATGATCTTCACGCATTATGGGCCGAGCTCGACGCCTTTCTCACCGCGCCCGGACAGCGCGATGGGCAAGCCATCATTGCCGAGGCTATGATCCCTTTTGACCGAGAAGTGTCACTGATTGGTGTGCGTGGCGCGAATGGTGAATTTGCCAGCTATAGCCTGACCCAAAACCACCACCATGATGGGATATTGACCCTGTCTGTGGTGCGCCCGGATGAGGATGCCTTGCAAACACAGGCAGCGGACATGTTGGAAAAGATTGCTAGCGCGCTGAACTATGTGGGTGTGCTCGCAGTGGAATTCTTTGATGTGGACGGCAGCTTGCTGGTGAACGAGATAGCACCTCGGGTGCACAACTCCGGTCACTGGACACAGCAAGGCAGCGCATGTTGCCAGTTTGAAAACCACCTGCGCGCCGTCAGCGGCTTACCCCTCGGCCCGACCGAGTTAATCCAGCCAACGGCGATGATTAATGTCTTAGGCCAAGGCAGTGTTCCGCTTGCGACCTATCGTGATGCCCATGTGCATTGGTATAACAAAACGCCTCGTCCGGGGCGCAAAGTGGGTCATATTAATGTCACGGCCACATCGAACGCAGAGCTTGCCACCAAATTAGCCAGCCTCGCCAGCTACCTCCCCGACAATGCTTTTCACGGTTTAAAATCGGCTGCACTGGCTCTTGCCGCGCAAACCGACTAA
- the purE gene encoding 5-(carboxyamino)imidazole ribonucleotide mutase — MTVGIIMGSQSDWPTMTHAAAMLDHFAIPYETRIVSAHRTPQLLADYAQQAAERGIKVIIAGAGGAAHLPGMTAAHTSLPVLGVPVQSKALKGMDSLLSIAQMPKGVAVGTLAIGDAGAANAGLLAAQILATADPDLMTKVDAFRQVQTEAVLAQPNPQG, encoded by the coding sequence ATGACTGTCGGTATCATCATGGGCTCGCAATCCGATTGGCCTACCATGACACATGCAGCGGCTATGTTGGATCACTTTGCCATCCCTTACGAAACCCGTATTGTCTCCGCCCATCGCACACCACAGTTACTTGCCGACTACGCCCAACAAGCGGCCGAGCGCGGGATTAAAGTGATTATTGCCGGTGCCGGGGGTGCCGCCCATCTACCTGGGATGACCGCCGCACACACCAGCCTGCCGGTACTCGGCGTACCGGTCCAGTCAAAAGCGTTAAAGGGCATGGACTCATTGCTTTCTATTGCTCAAATGCCTAAAGGCGTGGCAGTGGGTACGCTCGCCATTGGTGACGCAGGCGCCGCGAATGCAGGCCTCCTTGCAGCACAAATTCTCGCCACGGCCGACCCTGATTTGATGACAAAAGTGGATGCGTTTCGCCAAGTGCAAACTGAGGCTGTTCTCGCTCAACCCAACCCACAAGGGTAA
- a CDS encoding DUF494 family protein, with amino-acid sequence MMDILMYLFETYIHSDVEVMIDQDELADELSRAGFHQDDIYKALNWLEKLAQLQYADKQPYLSGSAQSSIRIYTEQETRFIDQESRGFLLFLEQAGVLSPETREMVIDRVMELETQEFGLDDLKWVILMVLFNVPGNERAYTQMEDMLYDAQEGYVH; translated from the coding sequence ATGATGGACATTCTTATGTACCTGTTCGAAACCTACATCCATAGCGATGTGGAAGTGATGATCGATCAGGACGAATTAGCAGATGAATTGTCCCGCGCGGGTTTTCATCAAGACGATATATATAAAGCCCTGAACTGGCTTGAAAAGCTGGCACAGTTGCAATATGCGGATAAACAGCCTTACCTATCAGGCAGTGCCCAAAGCTCGATTCGAATCTATACCGAGCAAGAAACACGCTTTATCGACCAAGAAAGCCGAGGCTTCCTCTTATTCTTAGAGCAGGCTGGGGTGCTGTCACCGGAAACGCGTGAAATGGTGATCGATCGGGTGATGGAACTCGAGACCCAAGAATTTGGTCTTGATGACCTAAAATGGGTGATTTTGATGGTGCTGTTTAACGTGCCCGGTAACGAGCGTGCGTATACACAGATGGAAGACATGCTGTACGACGCACAAGAGGGATACGTGCACTAG
- a CDS encoding DNA topoisomerase family protein codes for MSKENTPNTQERCPECGSALAFKSGKRGPFLACTAYPDCHYTKALHHGDGHVVKALGVACPACHQGELVLRQGRFGMFIGCDQFPQCTHIEKPDEPDHTTLTCPACHKGELVERTSRYGKRFFACDQYPKCHFAVNAQPIAGTCEQCGFALLVERKKGGKTVHQCADKPCSAIQGESAAESESED; via the coding sequence ATGAGTAAAGAAAACACCCCGAACACCCAGGAGCGCTGCCCGGAATGTGGCAGCGCTCTTGCATTTAAATCGGGCAAACGAGGCCCGTTTTTGGCCTGTACGGCCTACCCAGACTGCCACTATACCAAGGCGTTACATCATGGCGATGGCCATGTAGTGAAAGCGCTTGGCGTGGCTTGCCCGGCGTGTCATCAGGGAGAATTGGTGTTACGTCAAGGTCGATTCGGTATGTTTATTGGCTGCGATCAGTTCCCACAATGTACGCATATCGAAAAACCGGACGAACCCGATCATACCACCCTAACCTGCCCTGCCTGCCACAAAGGTGAGCTGGTGGAGCGTACCTCGCGTTACGGTAAGCGTTTTTTTGCCTGTGACCAGTACCCTAAGTGCCATTTTGCAGTAAACGCACAACCGATAGCTGGCACCTGCGAACAATGTGGCTTTGCGCTGCTGGTGGAGCGTAAGAAAGGCGGCAAGACGGTGCATCAATGTGCCGATAAGCCCTGCAGCGCGATTCAAGGTGAATCGGCTGCAGAATCGGAGAGTGAGGATTAG